A window of Nodularia sp. LEGE 06071 contains these coding sequences:
- the aroH gene encoding chorismate mutase → MEWKMRAIRGATTVSENTIEAIGEAVTELIDELEQRNQIQPEEMISVTFSVTRDLDAVFPAAIARSRSGWDNVAMLDVQQMHVEGSLQRCIRFLIHAHLPASTPINHIYLRQAAKLRPDWSLSQPLQPSQHVAKSKV, encoded by the coding sequence GTGGAGTGGAAAATGCGGGCGATTCGTGGAGCAACAACCGTTTCCGAAAATACCATTGAAGCGATTGGAGAAGCGGTAACGGAACTTATAGATGAACTAGAACAACGAAATCAAATCCAGCCAGAGGAGATGATTAGTGTGACTTTCTCAGTGACGCGTGATTTGGATGCGGTTTTTCCGGCGGCGATCGCGCGATCGCGTTCTGGATGGGATAATGTGGCTATGTTGGATGTACAGCAAATGCACGTCGAAGGTAGCTTACAGCGTTGCATCCGGTTTCTCATTCACGCTCACCTCCCAGCTTCTACACCAATTAATCATATTTATTTGCGCCAAGCTGCTAAATTACGTCCAGATTGGAGTTTATCCCAGCCGTTACAACCATCACAGCACGTAGCTAAGTCAAAAGTTTAA
- the crtR gene encoding beta-carotene hydroxylase yields MLTLEAQKSLKIPPKEFLAPPGDFNPTLLLFLSTVTMLVLSNFGYWLWQWPDWLCFTINTLALHCAGTVIHDACHQSAHRNRVINAMLGHGSALILAFAYPVFTRVHLQHHSHVNDPKNDPDHYVSTGGPLWLIAVRFLYHEVFFFQRRLWRKYELLEWFVSRLIVVTIFYISIQYHFLGYILNFWFIPAFLVGIALGLFFDYLPHRPFAERDRWKNARVYPGKLLNILILGQNYHLIHHLWPSIPWYNYQPAYYAMKPLLDEKGSPQTSGLLQKKDFFEFVYDIFVGIRFHRHHE; encoded by the coding sequence ATGCTCACATTGGAGGCACAGAAGTCACTGAAAATCCCGCCCAAGGAATTTTTAGCGCCTCCTGGTGATTTTAATCCCACACTGTTACTGTTTTTATCCACGGTAACAATGCTGGTGTTGTCTAACTTTGGTTACTGGCTATGGCAATGGCCAGACTGGTTGTGTTTTACCATTAACACCCTGGCTTTACATTGTGCTGGCACGGTGATTCACGATGCTTGTCATCAATCTGCCCATCGCAACCGCGTGATTAATGCCATGTTAGGGCATGGTAGCGCTTTGATATTAGCTTTTGCTTATCCAGTATTTACACGGGTGCATTTACAGCATCACTCCCATGTCAATGACCCCAAAAACGACCCAGATCATTACGTCTCTACAGGGGGGCCGTTGTGGTTGATTGCAGTGCGTTTTTTATACCATGAGGTGTTTTTCTTTCAACGGCGACTGTGGCGCAAGTATGAACTATTAGAATGGTTCGTCAGCCGCTTAATTGTGGTGACAATTTTTTATATCTCGATTCAATATCACTTTTTAGGCTACATTCTGAATTTTTGGTTTATCCCGGCGTTTTTGGTGGGGATAGCACTAGGATTATTTTTTGATTATTTACCACATCGTCCGTTTGCAGAACGCGATCGCTGGAAAAATGCCCGCGTCTATCCTGGTAAACTGCTAAATATCCTGATCTTAGGACAGAATTACCACCTCATCCATCATTTATGGCCTTCAATTCCTTGGTATAACTACCAACCTGCTTATTACGCGATGAAGCCGTTATTGGATGAAAAGGGTAGTCCTCAGACATCGGGGTTATTGCAGAAAAAAGACTTTTTTGAATTTGTGTATGACATCTTTGTAGGAATTAGATTTCATCGTCATCACGAATAA
- the pyk gene encoding pyruvate kinase gives MQLRDSLRRTKIVATIGPATSSPEMLKAIIEAGATTLRLNFSHGTHADHQRSIRLIRQTAFELNQPVAILQDLQGPKIRLGKFENGSIILAKGDRFTLTNRPVIGSQEISCVTYDHLAEEVPVGAKILLDDGRVEMLVEEINRDKGDLHCSVTVPGKLSNNKGVNFPGVYLSIKAMTDKDREDLVFGLDQGVDWVALSFVRNPQDMIEIKELISSAGKQVPVIAKIEKHEAIEQMEEVLALCDGVMVARGDLGVELPAEDVPVLQKRLIAAANRLGIPIITATQMLDSMVSNPRPTRAEVSDVANAILDGTDAVMLSNETAVGDFPVEAVATMARIAERMEQEEVLHRVVRPKRDDRRSIPNAISQAVGQIAEQLGAAAIMTLTQTGATARNVSKFRPHTPILAVTPHVNVARQLQMVWGVKPLLVLGLPSTGQTFQAAINVAQERNYLSEGDLVVMTAGTLQGVSGSTDLVKVEVVTAVLGQGIGLGQGSVSGRARVVLTGMEVSNFNPGDILVAPRTDADFVEAIRKAAGIITEDDSLTSHAAVIALRLGVPVIVGVKGATSVIRDGAILTLDLQRGLVYSGAVGTP, from the coding sequence ATGCAATTAAGAGACTCTCTACGCCGGACAAAAATTGTAGCTACAATTGGGCCTGCCACTAGCAGCCCAGAAATGCTGAAGGCGATTATTGAAGCGGGTGCAACGACACTGCGGCTCAATTTCTCCCACGGTACTCATGCCGACCATCAGCGTAGTATTCGCTTAATTCGGCAAACTGCCTTTGAATTAAATCAGCCAGTGGCAATTCTCCAAGACTTACAAGGTCCAAAAATTCGCTTAGGTAAGTTTGAAAATGGGTCGATAATTTTAGCAAAAGGCGATCGCTTCACCTTGACAAATCGCCCAGTTATCGGTTCACAAGAAATTAGCTGTGTTACTTACGATCATTTGGCAGAAGAAGTACCTGTAGGTGCAAAAATCCTCCTTGATGATGGACGAGTAGAAATGCTCGTAGAAGAAATTAATCGTGACAAAGGCGATTTACACTGTTCTGTCACAGTGCCTGGTAAGTTGTCTAACAACAAAGGTGTCAACTTTCCTGGTGTTTACCTGTCAATCAAGGCCATGACCGACAAAGACCGAGAGGATCTCGTGTTTGGTCTGGATCAAGGTGTAGACTGGGTAGCACTTTCCTTTGTCCGCAACCCCCAGGACATGATCGAAATTAAAGAGTTAATTTCTAGCGCCGGCAAGCAAGTACCAGTAATTGCCAAAATTGAAAAACATGAAGCCATTGAACAAATGGAAGAAGTTCTGGCTTTATGTGATGGCGTGATGGTTGCTAGAGGTGACTTAGGTGTAGAACTCCCGGCTGAGGATGTCCCTGTGTTGCAAAAGCGGCTAATTGCTGCCGCCAATCGCTTAGGGATTCCCATCATCACTGCTACCCAAATGTTAGACAGCATGGTGAGCAACCCCCGTCCCACTCGTGCGGAAGTGTCAGACGTAGCTAATGCCATTTTAGATGGCACTGATGCCGTGATGCTGTCTAATGAAACTGCTGTGGGTGACTTTCCCGTGGAAGCAGTGGCAACAATGGCACGTATTGCTGAACGCATGGAGCAGGAAGAAGTACTGCATCGAGTCGTCCGTCCAAAGCGCGATGACAGGCGTTCGATTCCTAATGCCATTAGTCAAGCAGTGGGACAAATTGCTGAACAGCTGGGAGCAGCGGCAATTATGACCCTGACGCAAACAGGAGCTACAGCCCGGAATGTCTCGAAATTCCGTCCCCATACACCGATTTTGGCGGTGACACCCCATGTAAATGTGGCCCGACAGCTACAAATGGTCTGGGGAGTCAAACCATTGTTGGTTCTGGGGCTACCTTCCACAGGACAGACATTTCAAGCGGCTATCAATGTGGCGCAAGAGCGTAATTACCTATCTGAAGGTGATTTGGTGGTGATGACTGCTGGTACACTCCAAGGAGTTTCCGGCTCAACGGATTTGGTGAAGGTGGAAGTGGTCACAGCCGTGCTGGGTCAGGGTATTGGTTTGGGACAAGGTTCTGTCAGTGGTCGTGCTAGGGTAGTTCTCACTGGCATGGAAGTGAGTAATTTTAATCCTGGAGATATTTTGGTTGCACCCCGCACCGATGCCGATTTTGTAGAAGCGATTCGGAAAGCTGCCGGGATTATTACAGAAGATGATAGTCTAACCAGTCATGCCGCAGTCATTGCTTTACGTCTGGGTGTACCAGTGATTGTGGGTGTCAAGGGCGCAACCTCAGTGATTCGTGATGGAGCAATTCTGACTTTGGATCTGCAACGGGGTTTGGTTTACTCTGGGGCGGTGGGAACTCCTTAA
- a CDS encoding Uma2 family endonuclease, with amino-acid sequence MVVQTPPRQSSIEEYLAQEETAEYRSEYRNGEIIPMAGGSINHNRIIRNLSRLLELGLQEKSYEVFLSDLRLWIPHYQEYTYPDILIIEDEAIFQEGRTDTVVNPSIIFEVLSKSTSSRDRGDKFTYYRSIPELQEYILIDQYQIHIEQFSKTPEGNWLLRESDNEDGVLTLAAANCQIPHRQIYERVKFESE; translated from the coding sequence ATGGTTGTGCAAACTCCCCCCCGGCAATCTTCTATAGAAGAATACCTAGCACAGGAAGAGACTGCTGAGTACCGCAGCGAATACCGTAATGGAGAAATTATACCAATGGCTGGAGGCTCTATTAATCACAACAGAATTATCCGCAATCTTAGCAGACTTTTAGAATTGGGTTTGCAAGAAAAGTCTTATGAAGTATTTCTGAGTGACTTGCGCCTATGGATTCCTCATTACCAAGAATACACATATCCTGATATTCTGATCATCGAAGATGAAGCTATCTTTCAAGAAGGACGCACTGATACAGTGGTGAATCCTAGCATAATTTTTGAGGTACTTTCTAAATCTACCAGTAGTAGAGACAGAGGCGATAAATTTACTTATTACCGTTCCATCCCAGAACTCCAAGAATATATATTAATTGACCAATATCAAATTCATATTGAGCAGTTTAGCAAAACTCCAGAAGGTAACTGGCTATTAAGAGAATCTGACAATGAAGACGGAGTTTTAACTTTAGCTGCCGCAAATTGCCAAATTCCCCATCGCCAGATTTACGAGAGAGTTAAATTTGAATCAGAGTAG
- a CDS encoding glycosyltransferase family 4 protein produces the protein MNISDNSGSKQLIINLSILLPKPTGISNYAQNIFPYLKCLEPTLLTAQNYSKFKSYPVPNNLTPEQGTKGHLRRLLWTQFQVPQIYHNLKSRLLFSPLPEAPLNSNCRFVVMCHDLIPLRFPKRFSPLTPYHRYYIPQVLKQAQHIICNSQATAQDIIDFYQVPASKITPIPLAYHRQHFRPIRETSAESQRYFLYLGRHDPYKNLHRLIAAFAALRNRGEYELWLAGPIDGRYTPVLQRQVAELGITDQVKFLNYVSYSELPKIIHGAIALVFPSLWEGFGFPVLEAMACGTPVITSNLSSLPEVAGDAAILINPDNTAEITDAMRIIAEDMEVRSHLSTQGINRANQFSWEKTGLATAEVLSRYL, from the coding sequence ATGAATATATCTGATAATTCTGGCTCTAAGCAATTAATTATAAACTTATCAATTCTCTTACCAAAACCCACAGGTATCAGTAACTATGCTCAAAATATTTTCCCTTATTTAAAATGTCTTGAACCCACTTTATTAACAGCACAAAATTACTCGAAATTTAAATCCTATCCAGTCCCAAATAATCTGACTCCGGAGCAAGGTACAAAGGGACATTTGCGCCGCTTATTATGGACACAGTTTCAAGTCCCGCAAATCTATCACAACCTCAAATCTCGGCTGTTATTTTCCCCGTTACCAGAAGCGCCCCTGAATAGTAATTGTCGTTTTGTGGTTATGTGTCATGACTTAATACCGTTGCGCTTTCCCAAACGCTTCTCGCCGTTAACACCTTACCATCGTTATTACATTCCCCAAGTCCTCAAACAAGCGCAACATATCATCTGCAATTCCCAAGCCACAGCCCAGGATATCATCGATTTTTACCAAGTTCCGGCCAGTAAAATTACGCCCATTCCTTTGGCTTATCATCGCCAACATTTTCGCCCAATTAGAGAAACATCGGCAGAAAGTCAGCGTTATTTTCTTTACCTGGGACGACATGACCCTTATAAAAATTTACATCGACTGATAGCTGCTTTTGCGGCGCTACGCAATAGGGGCGAATATGAATTATGGTTAGCAGGCCCCATCGATGGGCGTTACACTCCAGTTTTACAAAGGCAGGTTGCAGAACTGGGAATAACTGATCAGGTAAAGTTTCTCAACTATGTATCTTATAGCGAATTACCAAAAATTATTCATGGTGCGATCGCCTTAGTGTTTCCCAGTCTGTGGGAAGGCTTCGGTTTCCCGGTTCTGGAAGCAATGGCTTGTGGGACTCCGGTAATTACTTCTAACCTGTCCTCACTCCCAGAAGTTGCGGGTGATGCGGCGATTTTGATTAATCCTGACAACACAGCAGAAATTACCGATGCCATGCGGATTATAGCTGAAGATATGGAAGTGCGATCGCACCTCTCCACCCAAGGTATAAATAGAGCAAATCAATTCAGTTGGGAAAAAACCGGACTGGCTACCGCCGAAGTTTTATCACGTTATTTATGA
- a CDS encoding GDP-mannose 4,6-dehydratase, producing the protein MTTKKALITGLTGQDGSYLAEILLTKGYEVFGLVRRSSTSNLERISHLSGDVHIVSGDLLDQSSLMDVITDSQPDEIYNLASQSYVPLSWTQPALTAEYTALGVSRLLESIRRCKPDARFYQASSSEVFGQPDESPQTERTAFRPRNPYGVAKAYAHWMTINYRQKYNLYACCGITYTHESPRRGTEFVFRKITHAAAQIKLGLANELKLGNLDARRDWCYAKDAVYAMWLMLQQEQPDDYIIASGETHSVRELVECAFNCVGLNWPDYVSVDSAFYRPDEPVQLVGSIDKIKTQLGWQPQHTFEQMVELMVDYDLKKLSDSIA; encoded by the coding sequence ATGACAACTAAAAAAGCCCTAATTACCGGACTCACCGGACAAGACGGTTCCTATCTCGCCGAAATCCTCTTAACAAAAGGTTACGAAGTATTCGGACTAGTTCGCCGTTCTAGCACCAGCAACTTGGAACGTATTAGCCACCTTTCCGGCGACGTTCACATTGTATCTGGTGACCTCCTCGATCAATCTTCCTTAATGGACGTAATTACAGACTCACAACCTGATGAAATCTATAATCTCGCCTCTCAAAGCTACGTCCCCCTGTCTTGGACTCAACCCGCCCTCACGGCGGAATACACAGCCCTCGGTGTTTCCCGTCTCTTAGAATCAATTCGTCGCTGCAAACCGGATGCAAGATTCTACCAAGCCTCTAGTAGTGAGGTTTTTGGTCAACCCGACGAATCACCCCAAACCGAACGCACCGCTTTTCGTCCCCGTAACCCCTATGGTGTTGCTAAAGCTTACGCCCACTGGATGACTATTAACTATCGGCAAAAATATAACCTCTACGCCTGCTGTGGTATTACCTACACTCACGAATCCCCCCGACGCGGCACAGAATTTGTATTTCGGAAAATTACCCACGCAGCAGCCCAAATCAAACTCGGTTTGGCAAATGAATTAAAATTAGGTAATTTAGATGCTCGTCGTGATTGGTGCTATGCCAAAGATGCTGTTTATGCTATGTGGCTGATGTTACAACAAGAGCAACCCGACGATTATATTATTGCCAGTGGTGAAACTCACTCGGTCAGAGAACTTGTTGAGTGTGCTTTTAATTGTGTTGGTCTAAATTGGCCAGATTATGTTTCAGTTGACTCCGCATTTTACCGTCCTGATGAACCAGTGCAGTTAGTTGGTTCTATTGATAAAATTAAAACTCAACTAGGTTGGCAACCTCAACATACTTTTGAGCAAATGGTTGAGTTAATGGTTGATTATGACCTCAAAAAATTGAGCGACAGCATAGCTTAA
- a CDS encoding type II toxin-antitoxin system VapC family toxin, translated as MKEILVDSNIILDIVTEDANWFDWSSEKLIEYAENTQLNINPIIYAEISMGFQKIEELEAILPLNFFHRLDLPWEAAFLAGKCFMQYRQKGGTKRSPLPDFYIGAHAAIADMMLLTRDVNRYRTYFPTLELIAPEY; from the coding sequence ATGAAAGAAATACTGGTTGACAGTAACATTATTCTTGATATTGTCACGGAAGATGCAAATTGGTTTGATTGGTCATCTGAAAAATTAATTGAATATGCCGAAAATACCCAACTTAATATTAACCCCATTATTTATGCTGAAATTTCAATGGGATTTCAAAAGATAGAAGAACTAGAAGCAATTTTACCGCTAAATTTTTTTCATCGTTTAGACTTACCTTGGGAAGCTGCTTTTTTGGCGGGAAAGTGCTTTATGCAATATCGCCAAAAAGGTGGAACTAAACGCTCGCCTTTACCAGACTTTTATATTGGCGCTCATGCTGCGATCGCGGATATGATGCTTTTGACTAGAGACGTTAATCGATACCGCACTTACTTTCCCACATTAGAACTCATAGCTCCAGAATATTAA
- a CDS encoding AbrB/MazE/SpoVT family DNA-binding domain-containing protein, with translation MKITSKGQVTIPVEIREKLGLIPNTEVEFEVIGDAVYLKKAQVKFTTAKSLVERIRGKATVKMTTDEVMALTRQD, from the coding sequence ATGAAAATCACATCTAAAGGACAAGTAACCATTCCCGTAGAAATACGTGAAAAATTAGGACTCATACCCAACACAGAAGTCGAGTTTGAAGTCATTGGAGACGCAGTTTATTTAAAAAAAGCTCAAGTTAAATTTACTACGGCTAAAAGTTTAGTAGAAAGGATACGAGGTAAAGCAACAGTAAAAATGACTACAGATGAGGTAATGGCACTAACTAGACAAGATTAA
- a CDS encoding glycosyltransferase, which produces MIYFLTVNYYSTNLLTKLIHSFPSDQNTAYKVLIINNSPEETAINQFQSQSVQIIHADGNIGFGNACNLGIEYIFNQDKQAIIWIINPDAYLPKNALAEVNRFFDSHSELSILGTIIYTPGGEVWFAGGRFFPRIGAIIHQDLLTHTDKPYATCDWVSGCSLMINLRKFAEPPLFDPVYFLYYEDFDFCQRYAHQGHLIAITNNFSVIHQPSSITNRNVFLKIKHSTYSYLITLEKYTNLAIQIVRLIRLIVYALALIAIKPQVSLGKMAGVLMYLKRSMSKRR; this is translated from the coding sequence ATGATTTACTTTTTAACAGTTAACTATTATTCTACGAATCTGCTAACTAAATTAATTCATTCATTCCCATCTGACCAAAATACTGCTTACAAAGTTTTAATCATCAATAATTCTCCGGAAGAGACTGCTATTAACCAGTTTCAAAGTCAATCTGTGCAGATTATTCATGCTGATGGTAATATAGGCTTTGGTAATGCTTGCAATTTAGGTATTGAATATATTTTTAATCAAGATAAGCAAGCAATTATTTGGATAATTAATCCAGATGCCTATTTACCAAAAAATGCTTTAGCAGAAGTTAACAGATTTTTTGATTCTCATTCAGAGTTATCAATTCTTGGTACGATTATTTATACACCTGGAGGTGAAGTTTGGTTTGCAGGGGGTCGCTTTTTTCCGAGAATTGGGGCAATTATTCATCAAGACTTGTTAACACACACAGATAAACCCTATGCCACTTGTGACTGGGTTTCAGGTTGTAGTTTAATGATTAATTTACGGAAATTTGCGGAACCGCCTTTATTTGACCCGGTTTACTTTCTCTACTATGAAGATTTTGATTTTTGTCAACGCTACGCTCATCAAGGACATTTAATTGCCATCACTAATAATTTTAGTGTAATTCATCAACCATCATCTATTACTAATAGAAATGTGTTTCTTAAAATTAAACATAGTACATACAGCTATCTAATAACATTAGAAAAATATACAAATCTGGCGATACAAATAGTCAGATTAATTAGGCTGATTGTGTACGCACTTGCTTTGATTGCGATCAAACCTCAAGTTTCATTAGGGAAAATGGCGGGAGTGTTAATGTATTTGAAGCGAAGTATGAGTAAGAGGCGCTAG
- a CDS encoding glucose-1-phosphate thymidylyltransferase, which yields MKALILSGGKGTRLRPLTYTGAKQLVPVANKPILWYGIEEMVAAGITDIGIIISPETGSEVQKKTGDGKVFGANITYILQDQPAGLAHAVAIARSFLADSPFVMYLGDNLIQQGDLSYFLQEFIQQQPDALILLREVVNPSAFGVAKVDETGRVLELIEKPKIPPSNLALVGVYFFSPIIHDAINRIQPSKRGELEITDAIQCLIDHKKHVVACKLDGWWLDTGKKDDLLEANRLILDTYLQTSNLGIVDPQSQIIGRVQIGTNSQIINCTIRGPVVIGNDCYLENCFIGPYSSIANQTKLIDTDLEHSVILEGAKIVGINQRIIDSVIGQRAQLTIAPRRPKALRFLIGDDCQIELT from the coding sequence ATGAAAGCACTGATTCTATCTGGTGGTAAAGGTACACGTCTACGTCCACTCACCTATACAGGCGCAAAACAACTAGTCCCAGTTGCCAATAAACCAATTTTGTGGTATGGGATTGAAGAGATGGTTGCAGCTGGAATTACCGATATTGGGATTATTATTAGCCCAGAAACGGGATCAGAAGTCCAAAAGAAAACCGGAGATGGCAAAGTTTTTGGTGCTAACATCACCTATATTCTACAAGACCAGCCAGCCGGATTAGCTCATGCTGTGGCGATCGCCCGTTCCTTTTTAGCAGATTCGCCCTTTGTCATGTACTTGGGTGACAACCTCATTCAACAAGGTGACTTAAGTTACTTTTTACAAGAATTTATTCAACAACAACCAGATGCTTTAATTCTGCTGCGTGAAGTTGTCAATCCTAGCGCTTTTGGTGTGGCTAAGGTAGACGAAACAGGGAGAGTCTTAGAATTAATTGAAAAACCCAAAATTCCCCCATCAAACTTAGCCTTGGTCGGGGTTTATTTCTTTTCTCCCATTATTCATGATGCCATTAATCGTATCCAACCCTCAAAGAGAGGCGAGTTAGAAATTACCGATGCTATTCAATGTTTAATAGACCACAAAAAACACGTTGTCGCTTGCAAGTTAGATGGTTGGTGGCTAGATACTGGGAAAAAAGATGATTTACTAGAAGCTAACCGTTTGATTCTCGATACTTATTTGCAAACATCCAATTTAGGCATAGTCGATCCCCAGAGTCAGATTATTGGACGAGTCCAAATTGGGACTAATTCCCAAATTATCAATTGTACAATTCGCGGGCCAGTGGTGATTGGTAACGATTGTTATTTAGAAAACTGCTTCATTGGCCCTTACAGTAGCATTGCAAATCAGACAAAGCTGATTGATACCGATTTAGAACACAGCGTCATTTTAGAAGGGGCTAAAATTGTGGGAATTAATCAGCGGATTATTGATAGTGTCATTGGACAACGCGCACAATTGACTATTGCACCTCGTCGTCCTAAAGCCTTACGGTTTTTGATTGGTGATGATTGTCAAATTGAACTGACATGA
- the rfbD gene encoding dTDP-4-dehydrorhamnose reductase, whose amino-acid sequence MNESILLLGSNGQVGQELEKLLSPHHKIISLARPQIDLSQPDSLRQIIREIQPQIIINAAAYTAVDKAETEPELATAINATAPQIIAAESQKLGSFLIHFSTDYVFDGQHTHPYQETDPTNPLGVYGQTKRAGEIAIEQTHPHHLILRTAWVYGCCGKGNFVKTMLRLGKERSEIGVVTDQIGSPTWAQDIADAIAQIIPQLTPEIAGTYHYTNSGVISWYDFAVAIFEEAQQLGFPLTPPKVIPITTAEYPTLARRPAYPVLACGKISQLLGTYPPHWRQRLRLMLKDWLSKS is encoded by the coding sequence ATGAATGAATCAATCTTACTACTGGGTAGCAACGGTCAAGTAGGGCAAGAACTCGAAAAACTTCTTTCCCCCCATCACAAAATCATCTCACTTGCACGCCCCCAAATAGACCTCAGCCAACCCGATAGCCTGCGTCAAATCATCAGAGAAATCCAACCACAAATCATCATTAACGCCGCCGCTTACACTGCTGTAGACAAAGCCGAAACCGAACCCGAACTAGCTACCGCCATCAATGCGACAGCCCCCCAAATTATCGCCGCAGAAAGCCAAAAACTGGGGTCTTTTCTGATTCACTTTTCCACAGATTACGTATTTGATGGACAGCATACTCACCCATACCAAGAAACTGATCCAACCAATCCTTTAGGTGTTTACGGTCAAACCAAACGAGCCGGAGAAATAGCAATTGAGCAAACTCATCCCCATCATCTCATTCTGCGTACAGCTTGGGTTTACGGCTGCTGTGGTAAAGGGAACTTTGTCAAAACCATGCTGCGACTGGGTAAAGAACGCTCAGAAATTGGTGTAGTGACAGATCAAATTGGTAGTCCTACATGGGCGCAAGATATCGCTGATGCGATCGCTCAGATTATACCCCAATTAACACCAGAAATAGCTGGCACCTATCACTATACCAATAGTGGCGTAATTAGCTGGTACGACTTTGCCGTAGCGATTTTTGAAGAAGCCCAACAACTTGGTTTTCCCCTCACACCACCCAAAGTTATCCCCATCACCACCGCCGAATATCCCACCTTAGCCCGTCGTCCGGCTTATCCTGTCCTAGCTTGTGGGAAAATATCACAACTTCTAGGAACTTATCCCCCCCATTGGCGACAAAGATTGAGACTAATGCTCAAAGACTGGCTCTCCAAATCTTAA
- the rfbC gene encoding dTDP-4-dehydrorhamnose 3,5-epimerase, whose amino-acid sequence MKLITTEISDVYLIEPQVFADSRGLFWESYNHQKFTDKLDISVNFVQDNHSASQQNVLRGLHYQIIQPQGKLVRAVVGIIFDVAVDIRKSSPTCGKWVGYELSAENKRQLWIPPGLAHGFLVLSETAEVIYKTTDYYAPEGDRTILWNDPDLAIDWPIKQLPILSAKDSNGQAFRTAELYE is encoded by the coding sequence GTGAAACTTATAACTACTGAAATTTCTGACGTTTACCTGATCGAACCGCAAGTATTCGCTGACTCACGCGGTTTGTTCTGGGAATCCTACAATCACCAAAAATTTACAGATAAACTAGATATTAGCGTCAACTTCGTCCAAGACAACCACTCAGCTTCCCAGCAAAATGTCCTTCGGGGACTGCACTACCAAATCATCCAACCCCAAGGTAAACTCGTCCGTGCTGTGGTTGGTATAATCTTTGACGTAGCTGTAGATATTAGAAAAAGCTCTCCCACCTGCGGAAAATGGGTAGGTTATGAACTCAGCGCTGAGAATAAACGCCAATTGTGGATACCACCAGGCTTGGCGCACGGTTTTCTTGTGCTGTCAGAAACTGCGGAAGTTATTTATAAAACGACAGATTATTATGCTCCTGAAGGCGATCGCACAATTCTCTGGAATGATCCAGATTTAGCTATAGATTGGCCTATCAAACAACTCCCGATATTATCAGCTAAAGATAGCAACGGTCAAGCATTTAGAACTGCGGAACTATATGAATGA